In a genomic window of Scyliorhinus torazame isolate Kashiwa2021f chromosome 5, sScyTor2.1, whole genome shotgun sequence:
- the LOC140419557 gene encoding uncharacterized protein: MGREASQTLRVGPKLRIRSSDAAVEPAKAARAFPRDRPGWTNFTGVRRGRFKVRKLKPNITSGSDRVLYLSYPEYQRISNMEGKSIIHSGEKPFLICVCGRGFALSSGLTSHKCSHTKEKPWKCPDCGKGFTVPPKLETHQRSHTGERPFTCSDCGKRFTFSVHLLSHQRVHTDERPFHCPDCGKCYKRSGELIRHQCVHTDERPFRCSHCGTGFRQSSDLAVHQRSHTGETPFACSQCGKGFTRSSNLQRHQRIHTGERPFTCSKCGKGFTRSSDLQRHQQIHTGERPFTCSKCGNVFTTSSHLLRHQQGHK, encoded by the exons ATGGGTCGGGAGGCTTCACAAACGCTCCGTGTCGGCCCCAAGCTCCGAATACGAAGCTCGGATGCAGCAGttgaaccggcgaaagctgctcgggcttttccccgagacaggcccggGTGGACGAA tttcacaggtgtTAGAAGGGGacgcttcaaagtccggaaactcaaaccaaacatcacatcaggatctgacagagtcctctatttatcatatcctgaatatcagcggatttcgaacatggaaggaaaaagcataattcacagtggggagaaaccgttcttgatttgtgtgtgtggacgaggatttgctctgtcatcaggcctcacaagccacaaatgcagtcacaccaaggagaaaccgtggaaatgtccggactgtgggaaaggattcactgtccCACCCAAGCTGGAAacacatcaacgcagtcacactggagagaggccattcacctgctcagattgtgggaagagatttactttttcagtccacctgctgagtcaccagcgagttcacactgatgagagaccgtttcattgtccagactgcgggaagtgctataaacgttctggggaactgattcgccatcaatgtgttcacactgacgagagaccgttcaggtgctctcactgcgggactgggttcaggcaatcATCTGACCTCGCTGTACATCagcgaagtcacactggggagacaccatttgcctgctcccagtgtgggaagggattcacgcgaTCATCtaacctgcagaggcaccagcgaattcacactggagagaggccattcacctgctcgaagtgtgggaagggattcacgcgaTCATCtgacctgcagaggcaccagcaaattcacacaggagagaggccattcacctgctccaagtgtgggaatgtattcaccacttcatcccatctcctgagacaccaacaaggccaCAAGTAA
- the LOC140419573 gene encoding uncharacterized protein: MEGKSIVHSGEKPYTCCVCGRGFSQSSGLTRHKCSHTEEKPWKCADCGKGFTVPSQLETHRRSHTGERPFICSTCGKGFTQPSALSTHQRLHSRERPFICSTCGKGFTISAHLVSHQLVHTDEKPFQCPDCGKCYKRSGDLMCHQHVHTDERPFRCSQCGTGFRRSSNLTVHQRTHTVERPFVCTKCGKRFTQSSDLQKHQRIHTGERPFQCPDCEKCYKRFGELLQHQRVHTDERPFRCSHCGTGFRRSSHLTVHQRTHTGERPFICSECGKGFIQSSELLNHQRIHTDERPFHCPDCGNCYKRSGELMRHQRVHTDKRPFRCSHCGTGFRQSSHLTAHQRIHTGERPFACSWCGKGFTQSSALQKHQRVHTGERPFTCSKCRKGFATSSLLLKHQRGHK; encoded by the coding sequence atggaaggaaaaagcatcgttcacagtggggagaagccgtatacgtgttgtgtgtgtggacgaggattcagtcaatcatcaggcctcacaagacacaaatgcagtcacactgaggagaaaccgtggaaatgtgcggactgtgggaaaggattcactgtcccatcccagctggaaactcatcgacgcagtcacactggggagagaccattcatctgctccacgtgtgggaagggattcactcagccatccgctctgtccacacaccagcgacttcactccagggagagaccattcatctgctccacatgtgggaaaggatttactatttcagcccactTGGTGAgtcaccagctagttcacactgatgagaaaccgtttcaatgtccagactgtgggaaatgctacaaaagatctggggatctgatgtgccatcaacatgttcacactgacgagagaccattcaggtgctctcagtgtgggactgggttcagacgatcatctaacctcactgtacatcagcgaactcacacagtggagaggccattcgtctgcaccaagtgtgggaagagattcactcagtcatccgacctgcagaagcatcagcgaattcacactggggagagaccgtttcaatgtccagactgcgagaaGTGCTATAAACGTTTTGGGGAACTGTTAcaacatcaacgtgttcacactgacgagagaccgtttaggtgctctcactgcgggactgggttcagacgatcgtctcatctcactgtacatcagcgaactcacactggggagaggccattcatctgctcagagtgtgggaagggattcattcagtcatccgaacttctgaatcaccagcgaattcacactgatgagagaccatttcattgtccagactgcgggaattgttataaacgttctggggaactgatgcgccatcaacgtgttcacactgacaagagaccgtttaggtgctctcactgtgggactgggttcagacaatcgtctcatctcactgcacatcagcgaattcacactggggagaggccattcgcctgctcctggtgtgggaagggattcactcagtcatccgccttgcagaagcaccagcgagttcacactggggagagaccgttcacctgttccaagtgtaggaagggattcgccacttcatccctcctgctgaaacaccaacgaggccacaaataa